The following proteins come from a genomic window of Gossypium raimondii isolate GPD5lz chromosome 5, ASM2569854v1, whole genome shotgun sequence:
- the LOC105768820 gene encoding RNA pseudouridine synthase 3, mitochondrial, which translates to MQKNRLGHHLLSLARHYSRVAPPPPAYADPVIRVSNNVAYLGSPKQGPKPRQLLSLPPFPGHHLPGKNSATGRVTAISWLKYYFDEISDSAIQSHFNKGLVEIESSNPNAADSFIERDGQMKSLRKIKHNEVMEVGARVWVPVSIAETRVSKRFDCIPSGTLHPNADEIDYLRRLVKYKDYAILVLNKPPKLPVKGSLPVHNSMDALAAAALSYYYDEGPKLVHRLDRESSGLLLMGRTKESINHLHWLFNDINPAKSSCKAWNDACDAKFQRYWALVIGTPKENEGLIRSPLSKILLDDGKTERVILAQNVGLEPSQEAVTEYRVLGPMINGCSWVELRPLTSRKHQLRVHCAEALGTPIVGDYKYGWFVHRKWKQMPRVDIEQRTGKPYKLRRPEGLDVQKGSVLSKVPLLHLHCRELVLPNIAKFLPLLSNNAETLSPGLSGKPDLLRFVASMPKHMKISWNLMSSYLV; encoded by the exons ATGCAGAAGAATAGGCTCGGCCACCATCTTTTATCTCTAGCGAGACACTACTCCAGAGTGGCTCCGCCTCCACCTGCGTATGCCGACCCAGTCATCCGTGTCTCTAATAACGTGGCTTACTTGGGCAGTCCTAAACAGGGTCCAAAGCCACGCCAACTCCTTTCCTTGCCCCCTTTCCCTGGTCATCATTTGCCCGGAAAGAACTCTGCTACTGGTCGTGTCACTGCTATCAGCTGGCTCAAATATTACTTTGATGAAATTTCAGACTCCGCCATTCAGTCCCATTTTAACAAGGGCCTC GTTGAGATCGAATCCTCAAATCCTAATGCAGCCGATTCTTTCATAGAAAGGGATGGGCAAATGAAATCCTTGAGAAAG ATCAAGCATAATGAGGTGATGGAAGTAGGGGCAAGAGTTTGGGTACCTGTATCCATTGCGGAGACTCGAGTCTCCAAGAGATTTGACTGTATACCGAGTGGGACTCTTCATCCTAATGCTGATGAGATTGACTATTTGCGAAGGCTTGTCAAGTACAAG GACTATGCTATACTTGTACTAAATAAACCCCCCAAGCTGCCAGTAAAG GGAAGTCTGCCTGTGCATAACAGCATGGATGCATTAGCAGCGGCAGCTTTGTCTTATTACTATGACGAGGGTCCTAAACTG GTGCATAGGCTTGATAGAGAAAGCAGTGGTCTCCTCTTAATGGGAAGAACTAAAGAAAGTATAAATCATCTTCATTGGCTGTTCAATGACATAAATCCAGCAAAGTCCTCATGTAAG GCTTGGAATGATGCTTGTGATGCAAAGTTTCAGCGCTATTGGGCATTGGTGATAGGCACTCCAAAGGAGAATGAAGGCTTAATTCGTTCTCCTCTTTCAAAG ATTCTTCTTGATGATGGTAAGACTGAGAGGGTCATCTTGGCTCAAAATGTGGGTTTAGAACCTTCTCAAGAGGCTGTGACTGAATATCGGGTATTAGGTCCTATGATAAATGGATGCTCGTGGGTTGAACTGCGCCCACTTACTAGCAGGAAGCACCAG CTCCGTGTCCACTGTGCAGAAGCTCTAGGGACTCCTATAGTTGGTGACTATAAGTATGGCTGGTTTGTTCACCGGAAATGGAAGCAGATGCCTCGAGTTGATATTGAGCAGAGGACGGGGAAACCGTACAAGTTACGAAGGCCAGAAGGTCTGGATGTTCAGAAAGGAAGTGTATTGTCCAAGGTTCCCTTGTTGCATCTGCATTGCAGGGAGCTTGTACTTCCAAATATTGCAAAGTTCCTTCCACTGTTGAGTAATAATGCAGAAACCCTGTCTCCTGGACTAAGTGGCAAGCCTGATCTCCTGCGCTTTGTAGCATCAATGCCTAAACACATGAAAATTAGTTGGAACTTGATGTCATCCTATTTAGTTTAA
- the LOC105768822 gene encoding tyrosine--tRNA ligase 1, cytoplasmic, producing the protein MADQSPADQTPPFSGMQSLSVDSQPPSSSSTPQMSLEEKFKIIRSVGEECIQEDELLNLLNHKPEPICYDGFEPSGRMHIAQGVMKAINVNKLTSAGCRVKIWIADWFAQLNNKMGGDLKKIKVVGQYLIEIWKAVGMDLNEKVEFLWSSDEINSRASEYWPLVMDIARRNKLPRIMRCCQIMGRSEQDELSAAQILYPCMQCADIFFLKADICQLGMDQRKVNVLAREYCDDIKRKNKPIILSHHMLPGLQQGQEKMSKSDPSSSIFMEDEEAEVNVKIKKAYCPPKIVEGNPCLEYIKYIIFPWFNEFRVERNADNGGDKTYKDFEELVSDYESGGLHPGDLKPALSKALNKILQPVRDHFNKDAKAKDLLKRVKSYRVTK; encoded by the exons ATGGCGGACCAATCTCCTGCGGATCAGACCCCACCGTTCTCCGGCATGCAGTCTCTCTCCGTCGATTCTCAACCTCCCTCCTCCTCTTCAACTCCACA GATGAGTTTAGAAGAAAAGTTTAAGATTATAAGAAGTGTAGGGGAAGAATGTATTCAAGAGGATGAACTGCTAAATCTTCTAAATCACAAACCTGAACCCATTTGCTATGATGGCTTCGAGCCTTCTGGCAGAATGCACATTGCTCAG GGAGTTATGAAGGCAATAAATGTTAACAAACTGACCTCTGCTGGGTGTAGAGTAAAAATCTGGATTGCAGATTGGTTTGCACAGCTAAACAATAAAATGGGTGGTGACTTGAAGAAAATCAAAGTAGTTGGACAGTATTTGATTGAAATCTGGAAGGCAGTTGGCATGGACCTGAATGAAAAGGTTGAATTCTTGTGGTCTTCAGATGAAATTAACTCCAGGGCATCAGAGTATTGGCCACTTGTGATGGATATAGCTCGCAGAAACAAGCTGCCCAGGATAATGAG GTGTTGTCAAATTATGGGCCGTAGTGAGCAAGATGAGTTGTCAGCTGCCCAAATTCTTTACCCATGCATGCAGTGTGCTGACATATTTTTCCTCAAG GCGGACATTTGCCAGTTAGGCATGGATCAAAGGAAGGTTAATGTGCTTGCAAGAGAGTACTGTGATGACATTAAGAGGAAAAACAAACCAATTATTTTGTCTCATC ATATGCTTCCTGGTCTCCAGCAAGGACAGGAGAAAATGTCCAAAAGTGATCCATCATCATCAATCTTCATGGAAGATGAGGAG GCAGAAGtgaatgtgaaaataaaaaaggcatACTGCCCCCCTAAAATTGTTGAGGGCAATCCGTGTTTGGAATACATCAAGTACATCATATTCCCATGGTTTAATGAGTTCAGGGTGGAGCGCAATGCAGACAATGGTGGTGACAA GACTTACAAGGATTTTGAGGAGCTTGTTTCTGACTATGAGAGTGGAGGGTTGCATCCTGGCGATTTGAAACCTGCTCTTTCTAAAGCTTTAAACAAGATACTACAG CCGGTTCGTGATCACTTCAACAAGGATGCTAAGGCCAAAGATCTGCTCAAACGGGTTAAG AGCTACCGTGTCACCAAGTGA
- the LOC105768823 gene encoding uncharacterized protein LOC105768823 codes for MEQPAAPNAVPQKVSDRDSSSKAKRKIPTPQELISHYQNQGFDPQEASIKVIEDLQNVVMRVVSSNSKPKKDKFLIETSRKIDSVNTRLAVVDMKLDSKPGYLETFAIGVASGAAFNGICSVLPHVFEGFAQIWSSVRTATKPSSSP; via the coding sequence ATGGAACAACCTGCGGCACCAAATGCTGTACCTCAAAAAGTTAGCGACAGAGACAGCAGCAGCAAAGCGAAGAGAAAAATCCCAACACCCCAGGAGCTGATATCCCATTACCAAAACCAGGGATTCGATCCCCAAGAAGCTTCCATCAAAGTCATTGAGGATCTTCAAAACGTGGTGATGAGGGTCGTCTCCTCCAACTCCAAACCCAAGAAAGACAAGTTCTTGATCGAAACTTCCAGAAAGATTGACAGTGTCAACACCAGGCTTGCTGTTGTTGACATGAAGCTCGACTCCAAGCCTGGTTATTTGGAGACTTTTGCAATTGGGGTTGCTTCCGGTGCTGCTTTTAATGGAATTTGCAGTGTTCTGCCTCATGTTTTTGAGGGTTTCGCTCAGATTTGGTCTTCTGTTAGGACTGCTACCAAGCCTTCTTCTTCTCCTTAA
- the LOC105768819 gene encoding U-box domain-containing protein 52: protein MWHPKGHSTVSKKGGGGGNGLVAVAIDKDKGSLHAFRWAVEQLLSKSQTVVLIHVNKPSAGNSLSNSWFMIHAPIFLFKFYPGAGNGHVSEPGTNKQMKDKLSRELFLTFHCFCTRKDIRSLDIILEGSDIVKALTEYVSYAAIEKLVLGAPSRSGFMRKFRADIPTCVLKTSPDFCTVYVVSKGKVSSVRNAVRSVPFASPLLDQIKKPESVNPGYSLSKISLNSATSQGKGGLSMTKPRISTDSNARSPIYGPRASLQKMFGDLPESDTDISFVSSDRASTDRSSSSFFDSFLDSRRLSNSTEQSLGSMRLGMRWPDRSSPHESLSGYDSGRSSCSSQHPDEVEVEMRRLRQELKQTMDLYGNACREALTAKQQAMELKQTQNQDRKKLEEVRQAEEAATSAVEKEKARCQAAIEAALAAQKEAELKGRTVAGGEILRETAEMKRMLEILSQGNVKYRRYTIEEVEEATNNFALSRKIGEGGYGPVFKCNLGHTPVAVKVLRPDAAQGRLQFLQEIEVLSSMRHPNMVLLLGACPEYGILVYEYMGRGSLDDCLFRKGNHHQALSWQHRFRIAAEIGTGLLFLHQRKPEPIVHRDLKPGNILLDQNYVSKISDVGLAKLVPQAAENMTQCCVTSAAGTFCYIDPEYQQTGMLGVKSDLYSLGIILLQLITARPPMGLAHYVEQAVERGTFHEMLDPLVPDWPAEETLSLAKLALRCAELRRRDRPDLGKDVLPELCRLREIAEEKMTGSFYAASPM, encoded by the exons ATGTGGCATCCAAAGGGACATAGTACAGTATCAAAGAAAGGGGGTGGTGGTGGCAATGGGCTGGTAGCGGTAGCCATTGATAAGGACAAAGGGAGTCTACATGCTTTCAGATGGGCCGTTGAGCAGCTTCTTTCCAAAAGCCAAACTGTTGTTCTTATTCATGTTAATAAACCATCAGCCGGTAACTCTCTGTCGAACTCTTGGTTCATGATCCATGCTCCAATATTCTTATTTAAGTTTTACCCTGGTGCAGGTAATGGTCATGTTAGCGAACCCGGCACCAACAAGCAGATGAAGGATAAGCTATCTAGGGAACTGTTCCTCACCTTCCATTGTTTTTGTACTCGAAAAGAC ATACGTTCTCTTGATATCATACTTGAAGGTTCAGATATTGTAAAAGCATTGACGGAATATGTTTCTTACGCTGCAATTGAGAAATTGGTTCTTGGTGCCCCTTCTCGAAGTGGATTTATGAG AAAATTCAGGGCCGACATACCGACCTGTGTATTGAAAACTTCACCGGACTTCTGCACTGTATATGTCGTTTCCAAAGGAAAGGTCTCTTCAGTACGAAACGCGGTTCGTTCAGTGCCGTTTGCCTCCCCATTACTTGATCAAATTAAGAAACCTGAGAGCGTTAACCCTGGCTATTCTTTGAGCAAGATCTCCCTGAATAGTGCTACTAGTCAAGGAAAAGGAGGTTT GTCAATGACCAAGCCTCGTATTTCAACCGACAGCAATGCCAG GTCACCGATCTACGGCCCAAGAGCCAGTCTTCAGAAAATGTTTGGGGACTTACCAGAATCGGATACTGATATATCATTTGTCAGCTCAGACAGAGCAAGCACTGACCGTAGCTCTTCTTCGTTCTTCGATTCATTCCTTGATTCTAGGCGATTATCAAACAGCACGGAACAGAGCTTAGGATCAATGCGTTTAGGAATGAGGTGGCCTGACCGTAGTTCTCCACATGAGTCCTTATCAGGATACGATAGTGGAAGATCATCTTGTTCATCTCAGCATCCG GACGAAGTCGAAGTTGAAATGAGGAGACTAAGGCAAGAATTGAAGCAAACAATGGACTTATATGGTAATGCATGCAGAGAAGCACTTACAGCAAAGCAACAG GCAATGGAGCTGaaacaaacccaaaatcaaGATCGAAAAAAATTGGAAGAGGTACGACAAGCGGAGGAAGCTGCAACGTCAGCTGTAGAGAAGGAGAAAGCCAGGTGCCAGGCAGCCATAGAAGCAGCTTTAGCAGCACAGAAAGAGGCAGAATTGAAAGGAAGAACGGTTGCAGGAGGGGAAATACTAAGAGAAACAGCGGAAATGAAGAGGATGTTGGAGATTCTATCCCAAGGTAATGTCAAATACAGAAGATACACCATTGAGGAAGTTGAAGAAGCAACAAATAACTTTGCCCTTTCTCGAAAGATCGGAGAAGGAGGTTATGGTCCTGTCTTTAAGTGTAACCTCGGTCATACACCGGTAGCGGTTAAAGTTTTACGTCCAGATGCTGCACAAGGGAGATTACAGTTCCTGCAGGAG ATTGAAGTGCTGAGCAGCATGCGCCATCCCAACATGGTACTACTTCTAGGAGCTTGCCCAGAGTATGGGATCCTAGTGTATGAGTACATGGGTAGGGGAAGCTTAGATGATTGTCTATTTAGGAAAGGGAACCACCACCAAGCACTGTCTTGGCAACACAGGTTCCGAATAGCTGCAGAGATTGGAACAGGCCTGCTTTTTCTCCATCAGAGAAAACCAGAACCAATTGTGCACCGTGACCTGAAACCAGGCAACATATTGCTGGATCAAAACTACGTTAGCAAGATCAGTGATGTTGGGTTGGCGAAGCTAGTTCCTCAAGCTGCAGAGAACATGACACAGTGCTGCGTAACATCAGCAGcaggaacattttgctatataGACCCGGAATATCAACAAACAGGTATGCTGGGGGTAAAATCCGATTTATATTCCTTAGGGATCATACTCCTTCAACTAATAACAGCCAGGCCACCAATGGGGTTGGCTCACTACGTGGAGCAAGCAGTCGAGAGAGGCACGTTTCATGAGATGCTGGACCCTTTGGTACCCGACTGGCCAGCTGAAGAAACCTTGTCACTGGCGAAACTAGCACTTCGATGTGCGGAACTGAGACGGCGAGACAGGCCGGATCTGGGGAAGGATGTGTTACCAGAACTGTGTCGACTGAGAGAGATTGCTGAAGAGAAGATGACCGGTTCCTTTTATGCTGCTTCCCCTATGTAA